The following is a genomic window from Desulforhopalus sp..
TGAAGATCATTTCCCGCAGAGGGAGCATTGTCATGCCCGCGCAAATCAATGGCCGTGGCGTGCCACCGCGAGGCATGGTCTTCGTGCCGTTCTTTGACGAGAGCTATCTTATCAACGAGGTTACCCTCGATGCCTTCTGCCCGATTTCCAAGCAGCCGGACTATAAGAAATGTGCGGTCAGACTGGAGAAAGCGTGATGAAAAGACATGTTCAGCGAAAGCGGCGAATGTGTGCCGCCGCCCTCTGGTGCCTGGCATCTCTCTGTTTCGCCGGGAATGGGGCCTTTGCCGCGGGTAACGAGGGCGGCGATTTTGACCACCAGGGCGACAAACTCTTCAACGCCTATAACACGGTGCCCGAACCCTATACCAATGCCGATTCGGGAGGGCGCAATCTTGTCGGCTTCTACGAGTTGCGCCAGTATCCCGGCTCGCCGCCGCGCATCCCGCATAAGACCGACTTGACCGTCGGCGGCACCGCCAGCGACTGCCTGGCCTGCCATGGCAAGGGCGGCTACAGCGCCGAGTTCGGCAAGTTCGCGCCGGTGACCCCGCACCCGGAAAACACCCTGTGCTACCAGTGCCATACCCAGAAGGTGACGGATGAACCCTTTGTGGCGAGCACCTGGCAGTCGATCGAGACACCGCGACTCGGCCGAACGTTCCTTGGCGGCTCACCACCGCCGGTGCCGCACACTCTGCAGCTGCGCGAAAACTGCATCGCCTGCCACACCGGACCTGGGGCGGTGACGGAGATCCGTGTCGAGCATGTGTCGCGGGGCAACTGCCGGCAGTGTCACGTGCCGGCCAGCCAGCAGGAGCCCTTCCGGGAGTTTACCAGGAAGTAGGGCAGGGGAGCCCGGGACTTGTCGGGCTGTTGGTTTGCAGCGCCTCGCAGAGATGAGGCTACAGGCGGGTTACTATGAAAACAATGAGTTACAATACAATTGCGGTGCTGCTCGTGGCCCTGATGCTGGCTATAGCCGGCCAGGGGTCGGCCAGCGACACCACATTTCTCGACACGGTAAAGGCGGCGACCGATAAGTATGACGGACGTGGTGTCCAGCAGGTGCAGCAGGTTGTCCAGCCGACGGTGCTTGCCAAGGAAGAGGGGCAGAGCGGGCCTTTCCGGGTTTTGGCGCGTAAGCAGGAAATCGGCCGTTTTGTCTGCAGCAGCTGCCACGACGGCAAGACGGTCCTGGCACAAAACGCCACCAACCTTACCCATGGCGACGTTGTCGTCCGCCACGGCCAGGAGGGCAGCGGCCTTGCCTGTGTTGACTGCCACCACCCGGAAGACCGCGATTTTCTCGAAGATAAAAAGGGTAACAAGATCGACTATGACCACAGCTACCAGCTCTGCGGCCAATGCCATTTCCGCCAGAAGCGCGACTGGCTTGGCGGTGCCCATGGTAAACGGGTGGAATACTGGGCAGGGGACCGGGTGGTGTTCAACTGCACGACCTGCCATAACCCACATGCACCGCGCTTTGCCAAGCGTTTTCCGGCCACCTATTCGGTGCCGACGAATTGACGGGGGATCCCATGCGTACACCTGATAACGACCACGAAAACGACAAGGATCCCAGCTGTCCCGCCGAATCCCTGTCGGGCGACAGCAGCCGCCGGGCATTTCTCAAGAACCTCTCCATCGGCGCCGCGGCGGCCGGTGCGGCGCTGATGACCGGCTGCGTGCCCGGTGCCGACGCCGCGGCAAACGGTGAGATGCGCCTGCGCTGGCAAGAGTTCTTCAAAAAGAATTACCGGTTGATGACCCAGGAAGAAAAGGACGCGACCGTCGACCGGTTGGAGCGGCTGGCGGCTTTGAACGACGACCTCGATCTGCAGATCGGCAGTGAGCCGCCGCTGCCAAAGGTGCTCTACGGCTATGCCTTCAACATCACCCGCTGCGAGGGCTTTATGGAGTGCGTCACCGCCTGCATCAAGGAAAACAACCTCGACAGGAAGACCCACACCCAATATATCCGCATCTTTGAAATGGAACCTGGCCAGCTCGATCCGAGTACCGGTGACGGCAAGTTCTTCCACGAGGTGCCGGTCGACAACAAGTTCTACATGGGCACCCAGTGCTTCCACTGCGAAAACGCCCCGTGCACCAAGGCCTGCCCGACCAAGGCCACCTGGAAGGAACCGGACGGCATCGTCGTCGTCGACTACGACTGGTGCATCGGCTGCCGCTACTGCCAGGCAGCCTGTCCGTATTTCGGCAGGCGCTTCAACTGGGGCAAGCCCGAGATCCCCCGGGACGAGATCACCACCAAGCAGCACTATCTCGGCAACCGTCTGCGGCCGGTCGGCAAGATGGAGAAGTGCACCTTCTGTATCCAGCGGACGCGCAAGGGCCGGTTGCCGGCCTGTGTCGAGGCCTGCCCGACCGGTTCGCGGGTCTTCGGCAACCTCCTCGACCCGGACAGTGAGATCCGCTACGTACTCAAGCACAAGAAGGTCTTCCGGATGAAGGAAGAACTCGGTACCGAGCCGAAATTCTGGTATTTCATCGATTGATTGCAAAAAAGGACGGTTATGAGCACACATCCGAATAAAAACCTGAAGACCTTTATCGTTGATGTCTTTCGCTGGAACCTGCGGGGCGGCATCGGCTTTCAGCTGTTCCGTCTGCTTACCCTCGGCTGC
Proteins encoded in this region:
- a CDS encoding 4Fe-4S dicluster domain-containing protein — encoded protein: MRTPDNDHENDKDPSCPAESLSGDSSRRAFLKNLSIGAAAAGAALMTGCVPGADAAANGEMRLRWQEFFKKNYRLMTQEEKDATVDRLERLAALNDDLDLQIGSEPPLPKVLYGYAFNITRCEGFMECVTACIKENNLDRKTHTQYIRIFEMEPGQLDPSTGDGKFFHEVPVDNKFYMGTQCFHCENAPCTKACPTKATWKEPDGIVVVDYDWCIGCRYCQAACPYFGRRFNWGKPEIPRDEITTKQHYLGNRLRPVGKMEKCTFCIQRTRKGRLPACVEACPTGSRVFGNLLDPDSEIRYVLKHKKVFRMKEELGTEPKFWYFID